CGATGCTCTGGGACTCGGCAGATCCCTACGCCCCCGGCCTGGTCCAGGCCGGCGACACCCCCGTCATCGCCGCCGGACCCGTGACCGGGATCGGCGACCAGTGGGCCACAGCGGGCTGGCGGACCTCGCGGTCCCAGGACCCCACCGGCCCCTGGTCCCTGCAACCACCCGTCACCGGTTCGGGGGACGCGCTCGCCGCCGGCTGGGAGATCGGAGCCGCGGGCGAGCTGAGCCTCGGCGGCGCGGACCCCCTGGAGTGGCTGGGCGCCCGGGTCTACGACCCCTCCAGCCGCGGGTTCCTGTCCGTCGACCCGCTCGACCCGGTGGTCGGCTCCGGCTGGTCCGGCAACCCCTACGCCTACGCCGGCAACGACCCGCTCCACGCCCTCGACCCCACCGGCCTCCGTCCGGTCACGGACGCCGAGCTGGCGGCGTACGCCGCTGCCAACAACGGCGCCCTGGCTGCGGCGGGCGACTGGATGGCCGACAACTGGGAGTACGTCGCGGGTGGCGCGATGGTCATCGCCGGCGGCGTCCTGGTCGCCACCGGCGTCGGCGGCCCGGCGGGGATGATGCTCATCGGTGCGGGTGCCGACACCATCATCCAGAAGGCCACGACGGGCGAGGTCAACTGGGGCCAGGTCGCCGTCGCAGGTGCCCTCGGTGGCTTCGGCGGGGCGGGGATCGCCGCGCGCGCCGGCCTCACCGGCACCAGGGCAGCCGTGGTGGCCGGGGTGTCCTCCGGGGGGATCAGCGGCGGCGTGATGAGCGGCTACCAGTACGCCACCGGTCCGGGTCCGCACACGCCGGGGGGCTTCGCCCGCGCCACGATCATCGGCACCGGTTCGGGGGCCCTCCTCGGCGGCGCCGGCGGCGGAGCGGGCCACGCCATCGGCGGCCGGATCATGAACTCGATGACCCACAACCCGGGGTCGAGCACGATGACCATGGGGCGGTTCATGGAGACCAGGGTGATCCCGTACGCCGACACCCACGGGTTCGGCTACTACCGTGGCACGCCCACCGGTCTCTACAACGCGATGGACAACCACCTGCCCGACAGCGTGGCCGAGCGAGCCAACATGTGGATCAACAAGAAGTGGATCAACTACCAGATGATGGAGGGCAAGAACCTCGTCGACATCGGCATGCCCGACGGGTGGACCGGCGGAACGGGGCCCTACTACGGGATGGAGCTCGACCAGGTGAGCGGCTACGGACAGTACTCACAGGACATCCAGGCGGCCGGGGACCTGCGGTGATGCCGCGGATCACGGTCCGGGCATCGTGAGCAGGCCGGCGCCGGAGGGCTCGCCGCGCGTGCGTGCGCGCCGGCTGCCGGACCAGGGCCTGGTGCGGCGACGCGCCGTCTACGAGGTCGAGCACCCGACGCCCGGGTCCGCCGGGCAGGCACAGCGGAGCGTGACCTCGCACCCCACCCGTCTGATCGCCGAGCTCTTCGGCGGACACCGGCAGGACGCGGCCCCGGTCGTGCTGGCGGCCGACCTGGGGTGGGACGGCGGGACGGGCCTGTGGCGCGGGGCGTCCGCCGAGGACTCGGAACCCGCGTCCACGGCCGACCGGCGCCACGACGGCGACATCGACCGGGGTGACGTCGAGCGTCGCGCCCGCCGCCTCGTGGAGTCCCGCGGCACCTCGAGCGTCGGCGCCCTGGGCCTGCTGGCGGATGCGCTCAGCGCTGCGGGCGAGGGTGAGCTCGCCCGGGACGCCGGCGTCCTGCTGCAGCGCCTGATGGTCGCCCGGTCCGAGGACGAGAAGCGGGTCGCGGACGAGGAGCTGTCCGCGTACCTGCAGCGCGTCGGCGACGCCGCGAGCGGCATGGTCGACGCCTCCCACATGGAGCGGACCACGGTCGGCCTCCTGGTCGCCCGCCTCGGCCAGCTCGGTGCCCGTACCTGACCGCCGGGCGCCGGGCGCCCTGGTTCAGCAGCTCTCGGTGAACTCCGTGAAGTCCGGGTCGCTGAAGATGTCGCCGCTCGTGACCTCCTGGACAGCCTCGCCCGGGATGGCGAAGTAGCGATCCTCGTAGGTCGCGTACTGGGCCCCGCTGGGGCACTCGCCCGGGCTGAAGACCTGCACCTCGTTGCCGGTGATGACGCAGCCGTCGTAGTCGGCCGGCAGCGTCTCGCCGACGACCCACGTCTCCTCGCACGACGGCAGCGTCTCCACCGCGCCGCTCGCCGCCGGCTGGCCGGCGTCGGAGTCGTCCCCGCCGCCGCAGCCTGCCAGGGTCACCGCCAGGACAGCCGCCACCACACTCGCCCGAGAGATCATGCCCGTCATCGTAGGGATCCGCGTCAGGACTCCGGCGTGGGGCTCGCCGCCTGCAGGAACTCCAGGCTGCCCGCCGAGGACAGGTAGCCCCGACCGACGGTCACCGCGACCGGGGACCGTCGCGGGAGCGCCGCCCCGAGCAGGTCGCCGTCGTAGTCGACGTTGGGCTGCAGCAGGACTCCCGTACGTGACTTGCGCACCGTCTTGGTCCAGTGGCTGTAGAGCGAGCGGAGGTCGTCGGAACGTCCGGCGGCGATCACCAGCAGATCGGTCGGCCGGGCCGTGATCAGTCCGGCGATCGCCTGGTCGGAGTCGTCGAACTGCTCGGCGTCGTCGACCACCAGCACCAGCGGGCCTCGGTGGACGCGGGCGGACGCGAGCAGCGGGGCGAGGCCGTCGTCACCGACGACGCACTTGTCCAGGCCGGCGTCCGCGAGCGGCGAGCGACGCCCGCAGATCCCCCAGACCGCCAGGTCGACCCCGTCGGCCGCGGCCCCGGCGCGCAGTGACTCCACCATGGCGAGCAGCAGCGTCGACCGGCCCGAACGGGGCGGCCCGGCGATCAGCACGTGCTCGCCCTCGTAGGTCTCCAGGACGGCCGGCTCGAGGTCGGACTCCCGGATGCCGACCGGGATCCGCCACGGCTCACCGGTGACCTGGGCGTGGGCGCCGAGCTCGGCGACGGTGACCTCCTCGGGCAGCTGGCCGACGACGCTCGCCTTGGGTGCGGCATCAGGCCACCGCTGGCCGACCGTGGTGACGGCCTCCGACAGCGACGTCGAGGGCGAGGCGACATGGGTCTGCAGCTTGGTCTCCGCGAAGACGCAGCGCCCGGGGACCGGGGCCGGCGCCAGCTTCACCGGGACGCCGGCCGAGGAGTAGTCATAGGCGTCCGCGAGGCGGAACAGCCACTTCTGCGTCGTCACCTCGTCGATCGCTGCCGGCACCGACTTGGCCCGCGACGTCGTCGCCGCGCACCACATGCCGACGTCCGGGCCGTCGGCGTAGGCGCGGTAGAGGCCCTCGAGCAGCTTGATGCCCTCGAAGTCGTCGTACTCGTCGCGGAGCGCGGCCAGGCCGTCGATCAGCACGACGGTGCGGCGGTGCGGTCCGGGGGCCGTACGCCGCCGGTCGAGCTCGGCGCGCAGGTGCTTCATCAGCCGCACCTGCTGCTCGCGCGAGGCCGAGCCGGAGCCGACGTACGCGGCGGTGTGCGGCAGCTCGGCGAGCGGGGCGAGGTCGCGCGACCCCATGTCGAGGACGATCAGGTCGAGCTCGTCGGGCGCGTGCTCCGAGGCGAGGGTCAGCGCCAGGCTGGCCAGCGTCGTGCTCGTGCCGCTGCCGGGGATGCCCATCAGCAGCAGGTTGCCGCCGTCGAGGTCCCAGCCCACGGGGATCTGCCGCTGCCGGTCGGGGTCGTCGGCCAGCCCGACCTGCACGATCCTCCCGTCCACGCCACCGACCGAACGGACGCCGCTCGCCGCCGCCTCCGGGGAGAGGGTGGGGGTCAGCTCGAGGTGCTCGCCGAGCGGCTCGGGCCACACCGGGCGGGGCGGGCCGTAGCCCGCGTCCTCGTTGGCGCCGACGATGGCGTCGATGAGCAGGTCGAGGTCGGTCGGCGCGTCCTCGTCGACGACCACGCGGCTCGCGGGCTTGACCACCTCGCCGAAGCCGAGGGGATGGGCGTCGACCAGGGTCGAGGCAGAGGACTCCGAACGGCCGGTGACCAGCGCGGTCTGCACCGGGGTGATGTCGTCCTGGCCGAGCTTCACGAACGCCCGACCCATCTGGGTGCGGCCGATGGCCGAGGCCGCCGGGACGCCGACGACGTTCATCGAGTCGTCCCGGCTCTGCACGCGCAGCGCGACCCGCAGGTTGGTGTTGGCCAGGATGTCCTCGTTGACCACGCCCGCGGGACGCTGGGTCGCGAGGATCATGTGGACGCCGAGCGTACGACCGACGGCGGCGACGCTGACCAGCGAGGACAGCACGTCCGGATACTCCTTGGCGAGCATCGCGAACTCGTCGACCACCAGCAGCAGCCGCGGCATCGGCTCGGCCGGGTTCGTGGCGAGGTAGGCGTCGAGGTTGTCGATGCCCTCCCCCGCGGCCGCGAACACCCGCTGCCGGTAGCGCATCTCGGCCTCGAGGGCCCGCAGCGCGCGGTCGGCCAGCTGCTCGTCGAGGTTGCTGACGGTGCCGATCGTGTGGGGCAGCCGCTCGCACGTCGCGAACGCCGCCCCACCCTTGAAGTCGATCAGGATGAAGGTGAGGCGGGTCGGGTCGTTGCGGGCCGCGAGGCCGGCCACCAGGGAGCGGAGGAACTCGCTCTTGCCCGACCCGGTCGTGCCGCCCACCAGGCCGTGCGGGCCGTCGCGCACCAGGTCGATGCCGTACGTGCCGTTCTCGCCGACGCCGACCGGCGTGGAGATCCGGGTGGAGGAGGCCCAGCTCTTGCGGATCGCCTCGGCCGTCATCTCCTCCAGCCCCAGCAGCGGCGGCAGCCGCACCAGGCCCGGCAGTGCCGCGCCGGGGACGACCAGCTCGGGGTCGTCGAAGCGGGCGAGGTCGGTCGCGCAGCGGCGGGCGGTGTCGACGTCGACCCCGGCGAGCACCACGTCGTCGACGGTGGTCAGGTCGTCGGGGCGGGTGACGGTCCCGTGGGCGTCGGGCTGGACGCGTACGACCGTGGTGCAGGAGGCAGGGAGTGCCTCCTCGTTGGCGGCGATGACGATGCCGGAGACCTGCGTCGTCTCACGGGTCTGCCCCAGTCCGCTGCCGGTGGGCCGGCCGTGGCCCAGCAGGCTCCGGGCCGGGGCGTCGCGACCTTCGGTGAGCACGTCGGAGTCGATGACGAGCAGCACGGTCGGCGTGATGTGGGAGTCGATGCCGTCGCGCAGACCCCGCAGCAGCGCCTCGCTGCGGCCACGCTCCGCCGAGAGCCACTGGCCGCCGGCGCCGTCGCCGATGTGACGGACGTGGGGGAGCCAGGTCGTCCACGACCAGGCCTCGTCACGGCCGGCGTCGCAGAAGACGCCGATGGTGAGGTCGGCAGGCCCGCTGTGCACGCCGGCCTGGCAGACCAGGCTGCGGGCGACGGCCAGCGCGCCCTCACGGTCACCGACGATGCCGACGACGCCTGCGTCGGTGAGGTCGACCTCGACGGGCGCGGCCGGGATGCTGGTGTCGTCGACCACGTCGCGGACCGCGTCCTCGAGCTTGTTGCCGGTCGCCTGCGTGTCCAGCGGGGCGTCCCACCGCACGTCGCCCACGCCGGCGTGCAGGCGCAGCATCTCGCCGGCGACGGGCCGCCGCTGCCAGAGCTTCGTGGTCGGCAGCGCCGCGCGGCGCATCACGGTGGCGGGGTCGGGGACCTGGTCGCGGCGTCGGGACCGCTCGGCCGTGGTCGCCTCGGCGAGGTCCTCGCGGAAGCCGTCGAGCGCCTCGGCGAAGCGCTCGTCCTCCTCCTCGACGTCGGACCTGCGTCGCCGCTTCTGCTCCCACCAGGTGCCGATCGCGATGACGGGGCTCATCAGCGCGATCACCGCCATCCGCGGACCCATCATCATGACCATGACGACCGCGAGCAGGAGCGGGGCGACGACCGTCGCCATGCTGAACCGGTTGGGCGGCGGCGGGTCCTTGTGGACGGGAGGCACCACCGCGTCGGGCTCGGCGGGACGGCCGGGCCGCGGCGGCCGGTTGAACGGGGCGGTTCCGGCGGTGGTGACGTTGTGCAGGCTGCCGGGGGCCGGGGCGAGCGACTCGGCAAGGTCGGGCCGGAGCGTCACCGCCGTCCCGCCGACGACGACCACCGCCTCGCTCGTGACGAAGATGCCCTCCTCGGGCACCTTCACCCCGTCGACGTAGGTCCCGTTGGTGGAGCCGTCGTCGGTGACGCGCAGGCCGTGGATCGTCTTCTTCTCGGGAGGCGGCTCGTCATCCGGCTGCTTCTTCTTCTTCGGCTCGTCCTCGTCGCCCTCGTCGCTGCCCTCGACCTCGGTGGCCCTCTCGACCCTGGCGTGGCTCCACGACGCGCTCACGGAGTCGACGGTCAGGTCGGCCTGGGGCGACCGGCCGATGAGCAGCGGCCGCTTCGCCGGTACGGCGACGGTCTGACCGGCGGCGAGGCCACCCGACATCAGCGCCGCCCAGCCCCGGACCTGCGGCGGCAGCTCGAGCGAGGACCGGGCGACCCGCGACCCCTCGAGCAGGAGCACGTCGGAGAGCCGCGCGTTGGCGGTGTGCTGACGGTCGTCGACCCAGAGGGTGTCCTCGCCGTCGACCGCGACCCCGCACACCGCCTCGACCAGGTCCCCCAGCGTGGCGGTCTCGGCGTACTGGGACGTCTCCACCTCGTGGCGGGTGCCGTCCAGCTCGATCGCGAGGCGCACGCGTCGTCTCCTTGTCGGTCGTGGTGACCAGGCTGCGACCCGGTCGGATCAGTCGGTGGGCGCCGCGAACCAGTAGAGCCGCGGGGTGCCGGCCAGCGAGACCGGCCGCAGGCCGGGGTCCTGGGTGGTGGCCTGGAGCGGGACGACGGAGTCGGCCGCGACCGTCGAGGCCGACCCGAACTCCAGCGTCGGGCCGGCAGCGCCGTCGGTGTGGTCGACGGTCAACGAGGCCAGGGCCTCCTGCACGTCGGCGGGGTCGGCACTGGCCGCGGCCGCCGCCGCGGTCACCAGCGCCACGACCGCGTCGTGGCTGCGCACGTCGGCGGCACCGGCGACGGTCTCGAACGGCTCGTTGTCGAAGAAGTCGGTCACCTCGCCGTCCTCGGCCGTGACCCGCACCGCGGCGAGGTAGGCCGAGACCGCGGCCCCGCTGGTGCCGGAGTCGAGCGCGGCCACGTCGTCGGTGTCGAGACCGGCCGTGGTCAGCGGGGAGCTCAGCGAGGCGCCCGAGCGTGCGAGCGTGTCGGCGAAGGCCGGGCTGACGGCGTCGTCGCTGAGGAACACCGGGAGCTGGACGTCGCGGGACTGCAGCGCCTGGACCAGCGGCGCCTGCAGCTCGGCCGGCCCGGAGACGACGATCGCGTCGGCACCCCGCGCGGCCCGGGCGGCGTTGCGCGCCAGGTCGGCGTTGGCGCCGCCGGGCCGGACCCGGATCGTGGTGTCGGTCGGGAGGCCCGGCAGGTCGCCGCCCCCCAGGTCGACCAGCGCCGGCTGGCTGGCGCCGGCCGCGTCGAGCGCGGCGCCGAGCGCGGCGCCCACCTGCTCCTGCGAGGCGCCGGTGGACCAGGACCCGGCCGCCGGGTCGCCGCCGCCGGCGTACGGCATCAGGACGGGGACGCCGGCCTCGGCGGCAGCGTCGAGCGCGCCGGAGACGTGGTCGCCCTCGGTGGCCAGCACGATCCCGGCGACACCCTCGTCGACCAGCTCGCGCACGGCCTCTGCGGCGCCCTTCATGGTGCCGGCGTCGTCACGGGCCAGGATCGGCACGTCGACGCCACCGAGCTGGTAGCGGTAGGCCGCCACCCGCGCGCCCTCGGCCGCCTCGTTCCACTGCCGGCCCTCGTCGGGGGCCGAGCTGAGGCTGACCACCACGCCGACCGGCACCTCCTCGGGGACGCCGTCGGGCGAGAGCTCCACCGAGACCGGGCTGACCGGTCGTCCGGTCTCCGCCGGCTTCTCCTCCTCGGTGCAGGCCGTGGTGGTCGCGAGCAGCGCGACCGTGGCCAGGACCAGGAGCGGACGACGGGCGCTCACTGGCCGTCCCCGATCCGGTAGCTGTAGACGGTGCGGTGCACCGATCCGGCCGGCAGGTCCAGCTCGAAGGCCGGCAGGTCGGCCAGCATCTGCAGCGCGGCGTCGGTCTGGGCCTGCTGGAGCAGGATCCCGCCGATGTCGCGGCTGCGGACGTTGGCGTACGCCGTCGTCGCGTTGGTCGCCAGCGCGAGCTGGTAGTCGGCGGTGCGGGCCGTCGCGGCGTTGGTCGCCATCGCGCCGAGCAGGCCGCCCCCGTCGACCTCGCGGGCGCCGAGGTCGAGCAGCACCTTGCGCAGGTCGGCGGTGAGCAGCGCGGTCGCCGCCTCCATGTCGCGGGTCGAGGCGCTGACGCCCTGGTTGATCTGCGACAGGCCGCCCTCGATCTCGCTCGAGATCCGGTTGCCGGCCTCGGCCTGCGCCCGGGCGAAGTCCTGCTTCTGCCCGGCCAGGGTCCTGCGACCGTCGCGCACGACGGCGTCGGCGGAGTTGCTCAGGCCCTCGCGGGAGCGGTCGAACATGGTGCCGAGCTCCTCGTCGGCGGAGTCGCGGGCGGTCGCCAGACCACCGATGTCGCGACCGAGCTGGGCTTCGATCTCCGCCTTCGCCGCGTCGACCGCGGCGTCGATCTCGGCCTCGATCTCGGGGACGTCGGCACTCACCTGCTCCAGGTCCTCGACGGCGTCGTCGAGGTCGGTCTTGGCGATGCTGAGCTCGTCGAACGCGGTCCCGAGCGCCTGGCTGATCTCCTCCAGGGTCCGCGGCGGGTTGCCCCGCTTGAGGTCGAGGGCCTCCTGGATGCCCTCGTCCAGGTCGACCCGGATGTCCTCGATCTCGGACAGCGCGGCCGCAGCCCCGGCAGCGCCACCCTCGACGTCGCTGGACTCGATGATCTCCTGCAGCTGCGGGTAGTTGTCCGCGTCGAGGCGCTCGACCAGCGCGTCCCGGGCGTCCGGTGTGGGGTCCGCGTCGTCGCAGTCGGTGCCGCGGAGCCCGACCAGCGTGGCGTCCAGCGCCTCCCGCTGCTCGGGGGTGAGGACGGCGCCGCACAGCGTCGCCGCCTGGGCCGCCGCCTCCGCCCCCTGCGTCTGCATGCCCTCGAGGTCGAGCGCGCCCTCGAGCGCGATGGCGTCGGTGTGGATGGCGTCGAGCTCGGCGCCGATCATCGCGGCCTCGCGGGCCAGCGGGCCGGTCTCGTCCTGCGGGGTCTCGGGGTCGTCGCCTCGGACCAGGTTCTTGGCGTCCCGCAGCGTCTGCAGGGTCACCAGGCGGCCGCTGTCGAGGAGGCCGGTCAGGGTCTCGAGCTGTCCGACGGCGGTGCCCAGTCGCTGGGAGGCGTCGAGCGCCTGCCCGTAGAGGTCGGGGTTCAGCAGCTCGACCGCGTCGTCGGCGAGGCCGCGCAGGTCCTCGGCGATGTCGGTGAAGGAGGTCTTGGCGCCGAGCAGCGAGCAGGTCGCGGACTGGGTCTGCGCCTGCGGGTCGCAGTCGTCGATGGTCTCCTCGTCGCCGATCGTCGTGGCGAGGGAGTCACTGAGCTGCTCCTTGCAGAATTCGGTCGCCTCGGCGTAGCCCTTGAGCTGGCCGGCGACCTGGAGCAGGTTGCCGTAGATGCTCTGGCTGCCCTTCGGCGGGGCCACGGTGGTGCGGCAGCCGTTGCCGTCGACCTGGGCGGTGGGGACGGGCGCCGAGGTGTCACCGAGCATCTGGTCGACGGCGGTCACCGCCTGGTCGAGCTCGGCGACGGCCGAGGAACCGGTCGACTCCAGCGTCGAGGACAGGTCGCCCTGCAGGCCCTGGAGCGCGCCGTCGAGAGCACGCATGTTGGAGGTGACGCTCTCCGTGCTGGACTGGAGGTCGGCGACCGTCTGGGTGCCGAGGGTCTCCGCGGAGCTGGTGAGGTTGGAGCGGACGTCGGAGATGGTCCCGCTCGCCCGGGCCAGGACGGCGTTGACCTCACCGATCAGCGAGATGGTGCGCGACTGCAGCTCCAGCTCGTCGGAGGAACCGGGGTTGAAGGCCGAGTCGACCAGCGCGCCGATCGAGGGGTCGGTCACCAGGCCGGGCTGCACGCTGAGGTCGAACTCGGGGACGTCGAAGTTCTTCGCGTCGACGACCAGGCTCAGCTCGGCCGACGAGCTCAGGGTCGGCGGCGCGAGCATGGCGGCCCACTGCACGGTGGTGCCGTCGGCGGATCGGCCGATCACGCCGTTGGTGACGTTGCGGCCGGTGTCCTCGTCGTCGGTGACGATGGTGGCCGGCGCCAGGTCACCCAGACCGGCGGAGGCGGTGATCGTCAGCGGCGAGCCCACCAGGGCGGCCTGCGACCGGGACGTGCCGTCGACGTCGTACTGGAGCATCTGGGGCTCGACCGTCAGGTTCTGGACGGTGAGGTCGATCGCGACCCGTCCGGAGTAGCCCTGCAGGTCGGACAGGTCGGTGCCTGCGCCCTCGGAGGTCCGCCAGGCGGTGAGCACGCGGACGGGGAGGTCGGTCGCCACGTCCGACGGGGCGTAGGACGACGCCTGCGCCTCTGCGTCCTCGGCGCTGCCGCTGGTCTCGACGAGGGATCCGTCGACGCCGGTGAGCGTGCCGTCCGGCGACATCGCCACCGAGACCGACTGGAGCACCCGGTTGCTGGTGCTCTCGACGTCCGCCTGCGCCGCCGGCGCCACCGAGGCCGTGACGAGCACGGCTGAGACCGCGACCGACGTGGCCGCGACGAACTTCTTGACAACCTTGCCCGAGATCACGGTGTTCCCCCATGTAGATGGTGCTGCTTGCT
This genomic interval from Nocardioides euryhalodurans contains the following:
- a CDS encoding FtsK/SpoIIIE domain-containing protein, with translation MRLAIELDGTRHEVETSQYAETATLGDLVEAVCGVAVDGEDTLWVDDRQHTANARLSDVLLLEGSRVARSSLELPPQVRGWAALMSGGLAAGQTVAVPAKRPLLIGRSPQADLTVDSVSASWSHARVERATEVEGSDEGDEDEPKKKKQPDDEPPPEKKTIHGLRVTDDGSTNGTYVDGVKVPEEGIFVTSEAVVVVGGTAVTLRPDLAESLAPAPGSLHNVTTAGTAPFNRPPRPGRPAEPDAVVPPVHKDPPPPNRFSMATVVAPLLLAVVMVMMMGPRMAVIALMSPVIAIGTWWEQKRRRRSDVEEEDERFAEALDGFREDLAEATTAERSRRRDQVPDPATVMRRAALPTTKLWQRRPVAGEMLRLHAGVGDVRWDAPLDTQATGNKLEDAVRDVVDDTSIPAAPVEVDLTDAGVVGIVGDREGALAVARSLVCQAGVHSGPADLTIGVFCDAGRDEAWSWTTWLPHVRHIGDGAGGQWLSAERGRSEALLRGLRDGIDSHITPTVLLVIDSDVLTEGRDAPARSLLGHGRPTGSGLGQTRETTQVSGIVIAANEEALPASCTTVVRVQPDAHGTVTRPDDLTTVDDVVLAGVDVDTARRCATDLARFDDPELVVPGAALPGLVRLPPLLGLEEMTAEAIRKSWASSTRISTPVGVGENGTYGIDLVRDGPHGLVGGTTGSGKSEFLRSLVAGLAARNDPTRLTFILIDFKGGAAFATCERLPHTIGTVSNLDEQLADRALRALEAEMRYRQRVFAAAGEGIDNLDAYLATNPAEPMPRLLLVVDEFAMLAKEYPDVLSSLVSVAAVGRTLGVHMILATQRPAGVVNEDILANTNLRVALRVQSRDDSMNVVGVPAASAIGRTQMGRAFVKLGQDDITPVQTALVTGRSESSASTLVDAHPLGFGEVVKPASRVVVDEDAPTDLDLLIDAIVGANEDAGYGPPRPVWPEPLGEHLELTPTLSPEAAASGVRSVGGVDGRIVQVGLADDPDRQRQIPVGWDLDGGNLLLMGIPGSGTSTTLASLALTLASEHAPDELDLIVLDMGSRDLAPLAELPHTAAYVGSGSASREQQVRLMKHLRAELDRRRTAPGPHRRTVVLIDGLAALRDEYDDFEGIKLLEGLYRAYADGPDVGMWCAATTSRAKSVPAAIDEVTTQKWLFRLADAYDYSSAGVPVKLAPAPVPGRCVFAETKLQTHVASPSTSLSEAVTTVGQRWPDAAPKASVVGQLPEEVTVAELGAHAQVTGEPWRIPVGIRESDLEPAVLETYEGEHVLIAGPPRSGRSTLLLAMVESLRAGAAADGVDLAVWGICGRRSPLADAGLDKCVVGDDGLAPLLASARVHRGPLVLVVDDAEQFDDSDQAIAGLITARPTDLLVIAAGRSDDLRSLYSHWTKTVRKSRTGVLLQPNVDYDGDLLGAALPRRSPVAVTVGRGYLSSAGSLEFLQAASPTPES
- a CDS encoding ABC transporter substrate-binding protein; the encoded protein is MSARRPLLVLATVALLATTTACTEEEKPAETGRPVSPVSVELSPDGVPEEVPVGVVVSLSSAPDEGRQWNEAAEGARVAAYRYQLGGVDVPILARDDAGTMKGAAEAVRELVDEGVAGIVLATEGDHVSGALDAAAEAGVPVLMPYAGGGDPAAGSWSTGASQEQVGAALGAALDAAGASQPALVDLGGGDLPGLPTDTTIRVRPGGANADLARNAARAARGADAIVVSGPAELQAPLVQALQSRDVQLPVFLSDDAVSPAFADTLARSGASLSSPLTTAGLDTDDVAALDSGTSGAAVSAYLAAVRVTAEDGEVTDFFDNEPFETVAGAADVRSHDAVVALVTAAAAAASADPADVQEALASLTVDHTDGAAGPTLEFGSASTVAADSVVPLQATTQDPGLRPVSLAGTPRLYWFAAPTD